A single Brassica rapa cultivar Chiifu-401-42 chromosome A04, CAAS_Brap_v3.01, whole genome shotgun sequence DNA region contains:
- the LOC103863639 gene encoding probable chlorophyll(ide) b reductase NYC1, chloroplastic, whose translation MTTITKLQVYPRCLEHRLGFMDHQRVGSRLNCRYNRVYVHRCEGDSGEKKVERRRKREKLKGNGLWSSLKSGVLGVTKLGFLSKDEYNQKIEKLEMVFSSIAVQIARYIVTMTSTGAILLIGFQLSGGDSSMNSLVWYSWLGGVIIGTMTGANMVLEDHYRAGPRNVVITGSTRGLGKALAREFLLSGDRVIVTSRSSESVDMTVKELEENLKEIMSNASESARKKLADAKVVGIACDVCKPEDVEKLSNFAVKELGSINIWINNAGTNKGFRPLLDFTEEDIRQIVSTNLIGSILCTRGAMEVMSRQNNGGHIFNMDGAGSGGSSTPLTAVYGSTKCGLRQFHSSIVKESQKTKVGLHTASPGMVLTELLLSGSSIKNKQMFNIICELPETVARTLVPRMRVVKGSGKSVNYLTPPRILLAIVTSWLRRSRWFDDQGRALYAAEADRLRNWAENRTRFSLTDAMEMYTENTWVSVFSLSVVCAFIILSSTTPSSFPGT comes from the exons ATGACTACTATAACGAAGCTTCAAGTGTACCCACGATGTCTGGAACACCGCCTCGGATTCATGGATCATCAACGGGTCGGGTCAAGATTGAACTGTAGATACAATAGGGTTTATGTGCATCGGTGTGAGGGTGATTCAGGGGAGAAAAAGGTCGAAAGACGGAGAAAGCGTGAGAAACTCAAGGGAAATGGGTTGTGGAGTTCTCTTAAATCTGGTGTATTAGGTGTTACTAAGTTAGGGTTCTTATCTAAGGATGAGTATAATCAGAAGATTGAAAAATTAGAGATGGTTTTCTCTTCG ATTGCTGTTCAAATTGCGAGATACATTGTGACGATGACAAGCACTGGAGCTATTCTCTTGATTGGGTTTCAATTGTCAG GTGGAGATAGTTCGATGAACTCATTGGTTTGGTATAGCTGGCTTGGTGGAGTTATCATTGGAACCATGACTGGTGCTAACATGGTTTTGGAAGATCATTACCGAGCCGGTCCGCGCAATGTTGTTATAACCGGAAG CACGAGGGGACTAGGAAAAGCTCTAGCTAGAGAGTTTCTTCTCTCTGGAGATAGAGTGATCGTTACATCTCGCAG TTCTGAATCCGTTGATATGACTGTCAAAGAGCTTGAAGAAAACCTCAAAGAGATCATGAGTAACGCCAGTGAATCAGCTAGAAAGAAACTGGCTGATGCTAAGGTAGTTGGTATTGCATGTGATGTTTGTAAACCCGAGGACGTTGAGAAATTGTCGAATTTTGCAGTGAAAGAGCTTGGTTCCATCAACATATGG ATTAACAATGCTGGTACTAACAAAGGGTTTAGACCATTGCTCGATTTCACGGAAGAAGATATCAGACAG ATTGTTTCCACAAATTTGATTGGATCGATTCTATGCACACGCGGGGCGATGGAGGTGATGAGTAGACAAAACAATGGTGGGCACATCTTTAACATGGATGGCGCTGGTTCAGGGGGTTCTAGCACTCCTCTCACGGCCGT ATATGGGTCAACAAAATGTGGACTAAGGCAATTTCATAGCTCTATTGTGAAAGAATCTCAAAAAACAAAAGTTGGCTTGCACACTGCTTCCCCTGGCATGGTTTTAACAGAACTTCTTCTTAG TGGTTCGAGTATAAAAAACAAGCAGATGTTTAACATAATATGCGAGCTTCCGGAGACGGTGGCTAGAACGCTAGTACCACGAATGCGTGTTGTGAAAGGTTCAGGAAAATCAGTCAATTATCTAACTCCTCCAAGGATATTGCTTGCCATTGTCACGTCGTGGCTCAGGAGAAGCAGGTGGTTCGATGACCAA GGACGGGCGTTATATGCAGCGGAAGCAGACAGACTAAGGAACTGGGCAGAGAACAGGACGAGGTTCTCCTTGACAGACGCGATGGAGATGTATACAGAGAATACTTGGGTCTCTGTTTTCTCTCTTTCTGTTGTTTGTGCCTTTATCATCTTATCAAGCACCACTCCTAGCTCTTTCCCAGGCACATGA
- the LOC103863641 gene encoding putative pectate lyase 14, producing MVIARTLSSVSATLIIILTLLVHVNGVQDTKELKPDQSSRNTSMTDYEWHEHAVKDPEEIAAMVDMKIRNSTERRRLGYFSCSTGNPIDDCWRCDKKWHRQRKRLASCAIGFGRNAVGGRDGRFYVVTDPSDHDPVKPKPGTLRYAVIQDRPLWIVFKRDMVITLSQELIMNSFKTIDGRGVNVHIAGGACITIQYVTNIIIHGVNIHDCKRTGNAMVRSSETHYGWRTMADGDGISIFGSSHIWIDHNSMSNCADGLIDAIMGSTAITISNNYLTHHNEAILLGHTDSYTRDKMMQVTIAYNHFGEGLIQRMPRCRHGYFHVVNNDYTHWEMYAIGGSANPTINSQGNRFLAPGNRFAKEVTKRVGAGKGEWNQWNWRSQGDLLLNGAYFTSSGAGASSSYARASSLAAKSSSLVGMLTYSSGALKCRIGTPC from the exons ATGGTGATAGCAAGAACATTGTCTTCAGTCTCAGCAACTTTGATCATAATTCTAACACTCCTTGTCCATGTAAATGG AGTTCAAGATACAAAGGAGTTAAAACCTGATCAGAGCTCAAGAAATACATCAATGACTGATTA tgaATGGCATGAACACGCCGTAAAAGACCCAGAAGAAATAGCAGCCATGGTCGATAT GAAGATACGAAACAGTACAGAACGTAGGAGGTTAGGCTACTTCTCCTGCTCAACCGGAAACCCAATCGACGATTGTTGGCGTTGCGATAAAAAATGGCATCGCCAGAGAAAGCGTCTAGCGAGTTGCGCCATAGGATTCGGACGTAACGCCGTCGGAGGCCGAGACGGACGTTTCTACGTCGTCACGGACCCATCGGATCATGATCCGGTTAAACCTAAACCCGGTACGCTCCGGTACGCAGTGATACAAGACCGACCGCTATGGATCGTCTTCAAGCGCGACATGGTCATCACTCTAAGCCAAGAGCTCATCATGAATAGCTTCAAAACGATCGATGGTCGGGGCGTGAACGTGCACATCGCTGGTGGAGCATGCATTACGATTCAGTACGTGACGAACATCATCATTCACGGGGTTAACATTCACGACTGTAAGCGTACTGGTAACGCCATGGTTAGAAGCTCGGAGACGCATTATGGTTGGAGAACGATGGCTGATGGCGATGGGATCTCGATTTTTGGGTCGAGCCATATTTGGATCGATCATAATTCCATGTCCAACTGTGCTGATGGAttgatcgatgcgattatgggATCTACTGCTATTACCATTTCGAATAACTATCTCACTCACCACAACGAG GCTATTTTGTTGGGGCATACCGATTCCTACACCAGAGACAAAATGATGCAAGTGACCATTGCATATAATCATTTTGGGGAGGGTCTTATACAAAGAATGCCAAG GTGCAGGCATGGATATTTCCATGTGGTAAACAATGATTACACTCACTGGGAAATGTATGCAATCGGTGGAAGTGCAAACCCTACAATCAACAGTCAAGGAAATCGATTCCTAGCCCCAGGAAATCGTTTTGCTAAGGAG GTGACAAAGAGGGTAGGTGCAGGGAAAGGAGAATGGAACCAGTGGAACTGGAGATCACAAGGAGACTTATTGCTCAATGGTGCTTACTTCACTTCATCTGGAGCTGGAGCTTCTTCAAGCTACGCTAGAGCCTCTAGTTTGGCTGCTAAATCATCTTCCCTTGTAGGTATGCTTACCTATAGCTCTGGTGCCCTGAAATGCAGGATCGGTACGCCTTGTTAA